The following coding sequences are from one Capsicum annuum cultivar UCD-10X-F1 chromosome 3, UCD10Xv1.1, whole genome shotgun sequence window:
- the LOC107864803 gene encoding uncharacterized protein LOC107864803: protein MEDYYSSIPMQKTSRIIRKSIFIFLQNYEFFTTTAAFFAFPFAASVLLLQSVIPTLSFSIVIYERLHLVFDAAGFPSSSEFFTLLNSKISQTIVLSFLAFPFTISFFLFSKSLVIESLCYSKPSHRTTFPSYFDLLSTQLCNSLLILSTYAACFTLLFFIFNLFDCVFGLSSPRSVLLLSATGAVICSIILANTLIICNLASVTSANEKIGGYMAILRSCVLIRGRTATALSLAVPSNLALAAVEALFQYRIVRAYHQENTTFFLLALEAMFIAYMYSVLLVLDTIASCVFYKICKTDELGVFPILQISPYQDEIQDGDEHTIVKIKTLEEFP, encoded by the coding sequence ATGGAAGATTATTACTCCTCTATTCCAATGCAGAAAACAAGCAGAATCATCAGAAaatcaatctttatttttctacAGAACTATGAGTTCTTCACAACAACAGCGGCTTTTTTTGCCTTCCCTTTTGCTGCTTCAGTTCTTTTGCTACAATCAGTTATCCCCACCTTATCCTTTTCAATAGTAATCTACGAGCGTTTGCATTTGGTTTTCGACGCAGCAGGGTTCCCATCTTCATCAGAATTCTTCACTCTTCTCAATTCCAAGATTTCTCAAACAATTGTTCTATCTTTTCTTGCATTCCCTTTCACGATTTCCTTTTTCCTCTTCAGCAAATCATTAGTCATCGAGTCTCTCTGTTACTCAAAACCATCTCATAGAACTACATTTCCTTCGTATTTCGACCTTCTCAGTACCCAACTCTGCAACTCTTTACTCATCCTTTCGACATACGCCGCCTGTTTCACTCTCCTCTTCTTCATTTTCAATCTTTTTGATTGCGTATTCGGCCTCTCGTCTCCCAGATCAGTGCTTCTACTGTCAGCAACTGGTGCAGTAATCTGTTCAATCATTCTCGCAAACACTTTAATCATTTGTAACTTAGCATCGGTTACATCAGCAAACGAGAAAATTGGGGGCTACATGGCCATTCTGAGATCTTGTGTTTTAATCAGAGGACGAACAGCAACAGCATTATCACTAGCAGTGCCGTCGAACTTAGCTCTTGCTGCAGTCGAAGCTCTGTTTCAATACAGAATCGTAAGAGCTTATCATCAAGAAAATACCACGTTTTTTCTTCTTGCTTTAGAAGCAATGTTCATTGCTTATATGTATTCAGTTCTTCTGGTTCTTGATACTATAGCAAGCTGTGTTTTCTACAAAATCTGCAAAACAGACGAACTGGGAGTTTTTCCAATTTTGCAAATTTCTCCATATCAAGATGAAATTCAAGACGGAGATGAACATACAATTGTGAAGATAAAGACATTAGAGGAATTcccttga
- the LOC107862272 gene encoding SNF1-related protein kinase catalytic subunit alpha KIN10: protein MSGRGGGLADSPFLRNYRVGKTLGHGSFGKVKVAEHLLTGHKVAIKILNRRKMRTPDMEEKLRREIKICRLFVHPHVIRLYEVIETPTDIFVVMEYVKSGELFDYIVEKGRLHEDEARKFFQQIIAGVEYCHRNMVVHRDLKPENLLLDARRNVKIADFGLGNIMRDGHFLKTSCGSPNYAAPEVVSGKLYAGPEVDVWSCGVILYALLCGTLPFDDENIPNLFKKIKSGVYTLPSHLSPSARDLIPRLLIVDPMKRITVPEIRQHQWFKSHLPRYLAVPPPDARQHLKKLDEDILQQVIRMGFDRAQLLESLQKRIQDDATVAYYLLYDNRSLASCGYLGAEFQESVDCYSPGLFPNLDLQLSTGIGISEEASLIDPFSKEKMWRVGLQSPANPREIMNQVLGTLQALNVRWKKIGHYNMKCLWCHDLNLHSMASNDMNEDHFISNATALSTQLQPQSAVKFEMQLYKTQDEKYILDLQRISGPQFLFLDFCAVFIMLLEGPQ from the exons ATGAGTGGCAGAGGTGGTGGACTTGCAGATTCTCCTTTTCTAAGGAACTACAGGGTTGGAAAAACTCTTGGACATGGATCCTTTGGTAAAGTCAAAGTTGCTGAGCATTTGCTGACTGGGCACAAAGTGGCTATCAAAATCCTTAACCGTCGAAAAATGAGGACTCCAGACATGGAAGAAAAAT tgagaagagaaataaaaatctGTAGATTGTTTGTGCATCCACATGTCATACGACTCTATGAAGTGATAGAGACACCAACAGATATATTTGTTGTGATGGAGTATGTCAAGTCTGGGGAGCTCTTTGATTACATTGTAGAAAAAGGCAGGTTACATGAAGATGAAGCTCGGAAATTTTTTCAGCAG ATTATTGCTGGTGTGGAGTACTGTCATAGGAATATGGTGGTTCATCGGGACCTTAAGCCTGAGAATCTGCTTTTGGATGCAAGACGTAATGTAAAGATAGCAGATTTTGGCTTGGGCAACATTATGCGAGATGGCCATTTTCTGAAGACAAGTTGTGGAAGTCCAAATTATGCAGCTCCTGAG GTAGTCTCTGGGAAACTTTATGCTGGTCCAGAGGTAGATGTTTGGAGTTGTGGTGTTATCTTATATGCTCTTCTTTGTGGTACACTTCCTTTCGACGATGAGAATATTCCTaatcttttcaagaaaataaag AGTGGAGTCTATACCCTTCCAAGTCATCTGTCACCTTCAGCTAGGGATTTGATACCAAGGTTGCTAATTGTTGACCCCATGAAGCGCATAACTGTACCTGAAATTCGTCAGCACCAGTGGTTCAAAAGTCATCTTCCTCGGTATTTGGCGGTTCCTCCACCTGATGCTAGGCAACATCTTAAGAAG CTTGATGAGGACATTCTCCAGCAAGTTATTAGGATGGGGTTTGATAGAGCCCAGTTGCTTGAATCCTTGCAAAAGAGAATACAAGATGAT GCTACTGTTGCATACTATCTGCTGTACGACAACCGTTCCTTGGCTTCCTGTGGCTATCTAGGAGCTGAGTTTCAGGAATCTGTG GATTGTTATTCCCCAGGATTGTTTCCGAATCTTGATCTACAGCTGTCTACTGGGATCGGAATTTCTGAAGAAGCGAGTTTGATAGACCCATTTTCCAAAGAGAAAATGTGGCGAGTTGGACTTCAG TCTCCAGCAAATCCAAGGGAGATCATGAATCAGGTTCTTGGGACTCTACAAGCACTAAATGTTCGATGGAAAAAAATTGGGCACTATAATATGAAGTGTTTATGGTGTCATGATCTTAATCTTCATAGCATGGCCAGCAATGACATGAATGAggatcattttattagcaatgCAACTGCGTTAAGTACACAGTTACAGCCACAATCTGCTGTGAAGTTTGAAATGCAG CTCTACAAAACTCAGGACGAAAAATACATTCTTGATCTCCAAAGAATTAGCGGTCCTCAGTTCCTCTTCCTGGATTTCTGTGCTGTTTTCATTATGCTGCTGGAGGGACCACAATGA
- the LOC107862273 gene encoding em protein H5 has translation MASQQEKRSELDRRAKEGETVVPGGTGGKSLEAQEHLAEGRSRGGQTRKDQLGTEGYQEMGRKGGLSTGDESGGDRAQREGVEIDEQV, from the exons ATGGCGTCACAGCAGGAAAAAAGGTCTGAGCTCGATCGAAGGGCAAAGGAAGGAGAAACAGTAGTTCCTGGTGGCACTGGTGGCAAAAGTCTTGAAGCTCAGGAACACCTTGCTGAGG GGAGGAGCCGTGGAGGTCAGACGAGGAAGGACCAACTAGGAACTGAAGGCTACCAGGAAATGGGACGCAAGGGAGGTCTGAGCACGGGCGATGAGTCTGGTGGTGACCGTGCGCAGCGAGAAGGGGTTGAGATAGATGAGCAAGTATAA
- the LOC107862271 gene encoding probable receptor-like protein kinase At5g61350, whose product MMRGRKHPLVIFAFLVLVFANVATSASKGTFTPSDNYLINCGSPDRTLLDDGRTFKSDPQSASYLSTDQTILASVNSLQEKVTSFSSASLLYHTARIFESESMYRFLVFKAGRHWVRLYFYPLPHPNYNLTSAMFTVTSDSVVLLHDFSVKDTSKVVFKEYLINVTSSQFTLKFSPLKKSFAFINAIEFVSAPDDLISDSAAAVSPVGDFSGLYQFAFEVSYRLNVGGPIITPRNDTLWRTWLPDVQYMAFPEGAKNVSVPPTTIVYPDGGATPLIAPVSVYATADMMADAGVPNSNFKLTWEMDVDSSFSYLIRMHFCDIVSNGLNELYFNVYVNEMVGVSSLDLSTLTSELATPYYKDFVLNATAITNGSIIVQVGPASNVQSVLPNAILNGLEVMKMSNLAGSLDGLFSSGGHAGVMPRSRGMRIAAAFGLAMGVTALVLLVMGIARWRRKPAKGWEKQKTFSSWLPLNASYCSFMTSKSKTSCSTIISSGLNFGRVFTFNEIKSATKNFDEKAVIGVGGFGKVYLGELEDGKKLAIKRGNSSSSQGINEFQTEIELLSKLRHRHLVSLIGYCDEQSEMILVYEYMSNGPLRDHIYGSTLPTLTWKQRLEICIGAARGLHYLHTGSTQGIIHRDIKTTNILLDEDFVAKMADFGLSKTGPSLEQTHVSTAVKGSFGYLDPEYFRRQQLTEKSDVYSFGVVLFEVLCARPALDPALPREQVNLAEWAMQQHRKGSLEKIIDPHLAGTISPEALRKYVEAAEKCLAEYGVDRPTMGDVLWNLEYALQLEGASSQISVPVKNEDENSKPSSSEQPGMNSKGNKEAQLIDINDDSGVVVGSPIFLEAFQGR is encoded by the coding sequence ATGATGAGAGGAAGAAAACACCCTCTTGTCATTTTTGCGTTTCTTGTACTTGTTTTTGCAAATGTAGCTACTTCAGCTTCAAAAGGAACATTTACGCCGTCCGATAACTATCTGATCAATTGTGGATCCCCTGATAGGACTTTGCTTGATGATGGAAGGACTTTTAAGTCTGACCCTCAATCTGCTTCTTACTTGTCTACTGATCAGACTATTTTAGCTTCTGTTAACTCTTTACAAGAAAAGGTCACTTCTTTTTCCTCTGCCTCTTTGTTGTATCACACAGCAAGAATCTTTGAAAGTGAATCTATGTATAGGTTCCTTGTCTTTAAAGCAGGCAGGCATTGGGTGCGCTTGTACTTTTATCCTCTTCCACATCCAAATTACAATCTAACAAGTGCTATGTTCACTGTCACTTCTGATAGTGTTGTGTTACTTCATGATTTCTCGGTGAAGGATACAAGTAAAGTTGTGTTCAAAGAATACCTTATCAATGTTACTTCGTCTCAATTCACCCTCAAGTTTTCACCTTTGAAGAAATCTTTTGCTTTTATCAATGCCATTGAGTTTGTCTCGGCACCAGATGATCTCATTTCTGATTCAGCTGCTGCAGTTTCCCCTGTTGGTGATTTCAGTGGACTGTATCAATTTGCGTTTGAAGTAAGTTATCGGTTAAATGTTGGAGGGCCAATTATCACACCCAGAAATGACACATTGTGGAGGACATGGTTGCCTGATGTTCAGTACATGGCGTTTCCAGAAGGAGCTAAGAATGTGTCTGTTCCTCCAACTACAATCGTATATCCAGATGGAGGGGCGACACCTTTGATTGCCCCGGTTTCAGTTTATGCCACGGCTGATATGATGGCAGATGCTGGGGTGCCAAACTCGAATTTCAAGCTAACGTGGGAGATGGATGTTGATTCGAGCTTTTCCTACTTGATCAGAATGCATTTCTGTGACATTGTGAGCAATGGCCTAAACGAGTTGTACTTCAATGTCTATGTTAATGAGATGGTGGGGGTCTCTAGCCTTGACCTTTCAACACTGACTTCAGAGTTGGCCACCCCTTATTACAAAGACTTTGTGCTCAATGCCACAGCCATCACCAATGGCTCAATCATCGTTCAGGTGGGACCAGCGTCAAACGTTCAATCTGTCCTCCCTAATGCCATCCTTAATGGCTTGGAGGTCATGAAGATGAGCAACCTGGCTGGCAGCTTGGATGGGCTGTTCTCATCTGGTGGACATGCAGGTGTAATGCCAAGATCACGCGGAATGAGAATTGCTGCAGCTTTTGGATTGGCAATGGGGGTTACTGCATTAGTACTGCTTGTGATGGGCATTGCTCGTTGGCGAAGGAAGCCAGCAAAGGGTTGGGAGAAGCAGAAGACATTCTCTTCATGGCTTCCTCTCAATGCCAGTTACTGCAGCTTCATGACAAGCAAGAGCAAGACTAGTTGTTCAACAATCATATCCTCTGGCCTTAACTTTGGCCGCGTCTTTACTTTCAATGAAATCAAAAGTGCAACAAAAAACTTTGATGAAAAAGCAGTCATTGGTGTTGGAGGATTCGGAAAAGTGTACCTTggtgaattggaagatggaaAAAAACTAGCCATTAAACGAGGAAATTCATCGTCCTCACAGGGCATCAACGAATTCCAAACAGAAATTGAGTTGCTATCCAAGCTTAGGCATCGGCATCTGGTTTCACTCATCGGTTATTGTGATGAACAATCAGAAATGATCCTAGTCTACGAGTACATGTCTAATGGTCCTTTACGTGACCACATTTATGGTTCCACTTTGCCAACCCTGACATGGAAACAAAGGCTTGAAATCTGCATAGGAGCTGCTCGAGGACTGCACTACCTTCATACTGGTTCAACTCAGGGAATAATACACCGCGACATAAAAACTACAAACATCCTCCTTGATGAGGACTTTGTCGCAAAGATGGCTGATTTTGGCTTGTCAAAAACTGGTCCTTCACTGGAGCAAACACATGTTAGCACGGCAGTAAAAGGTAGTTTTGGGTACCTGGATCCAGAGTACTTCAGAAGACAACAACTAACAGAAAAATCTGATGTGTACTCATTCGGGGTAGTCCTTTTTGAGGTACTATGCGCAAGGCCTGCACTTGATCCTGCATTGCCAAGAGAACAAGTAAATTTGGCAGAGTGGGCAATGCAGCAACACAGGAAGGGCTCTCTGGAGAAGATCATAGACCCTCATCTTGCAGGAACCATAAGCCCTGAGGCATTAAGGAAGTACGTAGAAGCTGCAGAGAAATGCTTGGCAGAATATGGGGTCGATAGGCCTACAATGGGAGATGTTTTGTGGAACTTAGAATATGCCTTGCAGCTTGAAGGTGCATCCTCACAGATTAGCGTTCCAGTGAAGAATGAGGATGAAAATTCCAAGCCAAGTTCCTCAGAACAGCCTGGAATGAATTCGAAGGGCAATAAAGAAGCTCAGCTCATTGACATCAATGATGATTCTGGAGTGGTGGTTGGTTCTCCTATTTTTTTAGAAGCTTTTCAAGGAAGATAA